CACCCCAAACAAGTGCAAGACGACGTCCTACTTGCTCGTCAGATGTTACAGCTACGATTGGAGATTTTGGACGATATTTAGAGATCATTTTCGCAGTATATCCACTTTCTGTTGGAGCTACGATTGCAGCTACATCAAGAGCAAGTGCTGTATGTGCAACAGATTGGCTAATTGCATCTGTAATTGTTGGAGTGAACTCTTTAATACGTTTTTTGAACATATCTTCGTATTGTAATGATTTTTCAACACGTACAGCAATGTTAGCCATCATTGTTACTGCTTCTACTGGGTATTGTCCAGCAGCTGTTTCACCTGAAAGCATGATTGCATCTGTACCATCGAAGATTGCATTAGCTACGTCACTTGCTTCCGCACGAGTTGGACGTGGGTTACGTTGCATAGAATCTAACATTTGTGTCGCAGTAATAACTGGTTTACCTAACACGTTACATTTTTTGATTAGACGTTTTTGTACTAATGGTACTTCTTCTGGTGGAATTTCTACACCCATATCACCACGAGCTACCATTAAACCGTCAGAAACTTCTAAGATTGAATCGATGTTGTCGATACCCTCTTGGTTTTCGATTTTTGGTACGATTTGGATATATTGAGCGTTATGCTCTTCTAATAATTCACGGATTTCTAATACGTCAGCTGCTTTACGTACGAATGAAGCTGCGATGAAATCAACTTTTTGCTCGATACCGAAGATGATATCTTTTACGTCTTTTTCAGTGATACCAGGAAGCTTAATGCTTACGTTTGGTACGTTAACACCTTTTTTATTTTTTACAGTTCCGCTGTTAAGAACTTTTGTACGGATGTTTCCGTCAGCTTTTTCGATTACTTCTAGTTCGATAAGACCGTCATCGATTAGAATACGAGAACCTGGGTCTACATCATCATAAAGACCAGCATAAGATACAGAGAACTTCTCTGCAGTACCTAATACTTGCTCAGTAGAAAGAACTACTTCTGCACCTGTTACAAGCTCAGCTTGTCCGTCTACGAAGTCGTGAGTACGGATTTCTGGACCTTTTGTATCAAGTAAGATACCAACTGTTTTACCAGTTTTCTTTGAAGCTTCACGAATGTTTTTAATACGAGCACCGTGCTCTTCATGGCTACCATGAGAGAAGTTTAAACGAGCAACGTTCATACCTGCTTCGATTAATTGCTCTAATTTTTCAATACTTTCACTAGCAGGACCTATAGTACATACAATTTTAGTTTTACGCATATTGCACCTCCGAAAATTATGAAACCGTTCCCAAATATCCGACATTACGCCGA
This Bacillus paramycoides DNA region includes the following protein-coding sequences:
- the pyk gene encoding pyruvate kinase produces the protein MRKTKIVCTIGPASESIEKLEQLIEAGMNVARLNFSHGSHEEHGARIKNIREASKKTGKTVGILLDTKGPEIRTHDFVDGQAELVTGAEVVLSTEQVLGTAEKFSVSYAGLYDDVDPGSRILIDDGLIELEVIEKADGNIRTKVLNSGTVKNKKGVNVPNVSIKLPGITEKDVKDIIFGIEQKVDFIAASFVRKAADVLEIRELLEEHNAQYIQIVPKIENQEGIDNIDSILEVSDGLMVARGDMGVEIPPEEVPLVQKRLIKKCNVLGKPVITATQMLDSMQRNPRPTRAEASDVANAIFDGTDAIMLSGETAAGQYPVEAVTMMANIAVRVEKSLQYEDMFKKRIKEFTPTITDAISQSVAHTALALDVAAIVAPTESGYTAKMISKYRPKSPIVAVTSDEQVGRRLALVWGVQAFMAEKRAASTDEMLDTAIQTGMDAGLIGLGDTVVITAGVPVAETGTTNLMKIHVVGEEVAKGQGIGRKAAKGKVVVAKTAAEAVANVNEGDILVTTSTDKDMIPAIEKAAALVVEEGGLTSHAAVVGVSIGIPVIVGVNGVTATLKNGQEVTVDAARGIVYNGHAEVL